The following proteins come from a genomic window of Aquimarina sp. MAR_2010_214:
- a CDS encoding aminotransferase class I/II-fold pyridoxal phosphate-dependent enzyme: MQNIIPKTDILEKAYDPSEFRKMGHQVIDLLADHLEKVQTDREHPVLPFREPDEELAYWKQDFISDSGTLDVFKNILEHSIQVHHPRYIGHQIAVPALVSTLAGLMSDLLSNGTGVYEMGMASNAIEKIVTDFVAEKIGYTKETSGFLTSGGTLANLTALLAARKAKAQSAIWEQGHQEKLAVMVSEEAHYCIDRAARILGLGSNGIIKVPVDKDFKIDTGVLNKCLDKAKSEGFHVIALIGCACSTATGSYDDLEMLADFAEENNLWFHIDGAHGGGVVFSNKYQHLASGISRADSVVIDFHKMLMTPALNTALIFKKGENAYQTFAQKAQYLWDSQHTREWYNSGKRTFECTKLMMSIKVYTILKTYGEEIFEKNIDKLYDMGSIFAKMIKERSSFELALEPEANIINFRYLKTDSKDLNTLNNAIRQRLVKSGKFYIVQTTIGEHRYLRTTIMNPLTQKDDLVALLDEIEHIAETLI, from the coding sequence ATGCAGAATATAATACCAAAAACAGATATATTAGAAAAAGCATATGACCCGTCCGAATTTAGAAAAATGGGACATCAGGTTATCGATTTACTTGCTGATCACTTGGAGAAGGTTCAGACTGATCGAGAACATCCTGTACTTCCGTTTCGTGAGCCAGATGAAGAGTTAGCTTATTGGAAACAGGACTTTATTTCAGATTCTGGAACATTAGATGTGTTTAAGAACATTTTAGAGCATTCTATTCAAGTACATCATCCTAGGTATATTGGTCACCAGATTGCAGTTCCTGCATTGGTTTCGACTTTAGCGGGATTAATGTCTGATTTGCTAAGTAATGGTACCGGAGTATATGAGATGGGAATGGCATCCAATGCAATAGAAAAAATTGTTACTGATTTTGTTGCTGAAAAAATTGGGTATACCAAAGAAACTTCAGGTTTTCTTACTTCTGGAGGTACTTTGGCCAATCTTACTGCATTATTGGCTGCACGTAAAGCCAAAGCACAATCTGCAATCTGGGAACAAGGACATCAGGAAAAATTAGCGGTAATGGTTTCTGAAGAAGCACATTATTGTATTGATAGAGCAGCCAGAATTTTAGGTTTGGGAAGTAATGGAATTATCAAAGTACCTGTAGATAAAGATTTTAAAATAGATACCGGTGTATTAAATAAGTGCCTGGATAAAGCTAAATCTGAAGGGTTTCATGTGATTGCACTTATTGGTTGTGCCTGTTCTACTGCTACAGGATCTTATGATGATTTGGAAATGCTAGCTGATTTTGCAGAGGAGAATAATTTGTGGTTTCATATTGATGGAGCACATGGTGGTGGAGTGGTATTCTCAAATAAGTATCAACATTTAGCCAGTGGAATATCTCGTGCCGATTCTGTGGTTATAGATTTTCATAAAATGCTAATGACTCCTGCTTTAAACACAGCGTTAATTTTTAAGAAAGGAGAAAATGCATATCAAACATTTGCTCAGAAAGCCCAATACCTTTGGGATTCTCAACATACCAGAGAATGGTACAATTCGGGGAAACGAACTTTTGAATGTACAAAACTGATGATGTCTATTAAGGTGTATACAATCCTTAAAACGTATGGAGAAGAAATATTCGAAAAAAATATTGATAAACTTTACGATATGGGTTCGATTTTTGCAAAAATGATCAAAGAGCGATCTTCTTTTGAGTTAGCTCTAGAACCAGAAGCTAATATTATTAATTTTAGATATCTCAAAACAGATAGTAAAGATCTTAATACTCTTAATAATGCTATTCGTCAACGGTTAGTGAAATCAGGTAAATTTTATATTGTTCAAACAACGATAGGAGAACATCGTTATTTAAGAACTACAATTATGAACCCATTAACCCAGAAAGATGATCTGGTAGCTCTTTTGGACGAAATAGAACATATTGCAGAAACTTTGATTTAG
- a CDS encoding mucoidy inhibitor MuiA family protein produces MRVYTILFLFFSFIIAPGAEKKTETTIEEVIVYLEGAQIKRTASVNLTPGANEITLPNLSPNIDENSIQVSGLKNTSILAINFVINYLDKKKDSEELASLRKQLKSILQQKNNFNNSISGFQQEQKLLNNNQRIGSDTSPISLEKVKEISTYYRERSTAIENEIYTLTQKVDDLNNQIQDHKNEINKLEDHTKEQRGEIKLKLDAPTASNLILEIRYNVANAGWFPLYDIKSNSTESPLNITYKANVYQQTGTDWKNANIILSTGDPNTNNLKPDLNPKYLNFTYRGYRKSNTVNKYSYKYNPTIRRVSGIITDEQGLPLPGVNVIEKGTTNGAQTDFDGRYTINIQGGRELSFSYLGFTNKMIPIYSSSINIALEVDSHELEEVVVTSKLRGKVSGLSSTGRKEEKKEYNQIVETKESGITTTRFKIKKKHTINSNADITVIAIDKFDMKADYQYYIAPELNENVFLTAKLGNWEQFNLLAGEANIYFEGSFAGKTNIDPLATTDSLTISLGVDPNIVVKRERLDNIKSKSFTGSNRIINRGYKISIKNNKQNKILITLEDRIPVSQNKEIKLGNINSGSAKYDPKTGIMNWKLDISPNQKAEKQFSYQVKYPKNKQINL; encoded by the coding sequence ATGAGAGTCTATACAATATTATTTTTGTTTTTTTCATTTATAATAGCACCCGGTGCTGAAAAAAAAACCGAAACTACAATAGAAGAGGTAATTGTGTATCTTGAAGGAGCACAAATAAAACGAACAGCCTCTGTTAACCTGACTCCAGGTGCTAATGAAATTACATTACCCAATTTGTCTCCTAATATCGATGAAAACAGTATTCAAGTCTCTGGATTAAAAAATACGTCCATTCTTGCCATAAATTTTGTAATTAATTATCTAGATAAGAAAAAAGATTCTGAAGAATTAGCTTCTTTAAGAAAACAATTAAAATCAATATTACAGCAAAAAAATAATTTCAACAATAGTATATCAGGTTTTCAACAAGAACAAAAACTCCTAAATAACAATCAACGTATTGGAAGTGACACCTCTCCTATTTCTTTAGAGAAAGTAAAAGAAATTTCTACTTATTATCGAGAAAGGTCAACAGCAATAGAAAACGAAATATACACACTCACTCAAAAAGTAGATGACCTAAATAATCAAATTCAAGATCATAAAAATGAGATCAATAAACTTGAAGATCATACCAAAGAACAGCGAGGCGAGATCAAATTGAAACTAGACGCACCTACTGCCTCTAATTTGATCTTAGAAATACGATATAATGTTGCTAATGCTGGATGGTTCCCTCTATATGATATTAAATCAAATAGCACAGAATCACCACTTAACATAACTTATAAAGCGAATGTATATCAACAAACAGGTACGGATTGGAAAAATGCTAATATCATTCTATCTACGGGAGATCCTAATACTAATAATCTAAAACCAGATCTAAACCCAAAATATTTAAATTTCACATATCGAGGATATAGAAAAAGTAATACAGTTAATAAATATTCTTACAAATACAATCCAACTATAAGAAGAGTATCTGGAATCATAACAGATGAACAAGGGCTACCTCTTCCTGGAGTTAATGTCATAGAAAAAGGAACAACTAATGGTGCACAAACAGATTTTGATGGTAGATACACCATTAATATCCAAGGTGGTCGAGAACTTTCTTTTTCGTATCTCGGTTTTACCAATAAAATGATTCCTATCTATTCATCATCAATAAATATAGCTCTAGAAGTAGATTCTCATGAATTAGAAGAAGTAGTTGTAACTTCTAAATTACGAGGAAAAGTTAGTGGTCTTTCTTCTACCGGAAGAAAAGAAGAAAAAAAAGAGTACAACCAAATCGTCGAAACCAAAGAATCAGGAATAACCACTACCCGATTTAAAATCAAAAAAAAGCATACCATTAATTCTAATGCCGATATTACTGTAATTGCTATTGATAAATTTGACATGAAAGCTGATTATCAATACTATATCGCACCAGAACTGAATGAAAATGTGTTTCTTACTGCTAAATTAGGAAACTGGGAACAATTTAACCTCTTAGCAGGAGAAGCGAATATCTATTTTGAAGGTAGTTTTGCTGGTAAAACAAATATTGATCCTTTGGCCACCACAGATAGTTTGACTATTTCTTTAGGTGTTGACCCAAATATTGTTGTAAAAAGAGAACGATTAGACAATATTAAAAGTAAATCCTTTACAGGTAGCAATAGAATTATAAATCGTGGATACAAAATAAGTATCAAGAATAATAAACAAAATAAAATCCTTATTACTCTAGAAGATCGCATACCTGTTTCACAGAATAAAGAAATCAAACTGGGTAATATAAATTCTGGTAGTGCCAAATATGATCCCAAAACTGGTATTATGAATTGGAAACTAGATATTTCTCCCAACCAAAAGGCAGAAAAACAATTTTCTTATCAGGTTAAGTATCCAAAAAACAAGCAGATCAACCTTTAA
- a CDS encoding thiol-disulfide oxidoreductase DCC family protein yields MIEEGKKVILFDGVCNLCNTTVLFIIKRDKNDLFRYAPLQSKIGKRLIEERNIDPSKLDSILLIDPNIAYYYKSTAALHIAKQLSGIYPMLSVFLILPRFFRDWIYDIIAKNRYKWFGKKESCMIPTPELNALFIDQL; encoded by the coding sequence ATGATTGAAGAAGGGAAAAAGGTTATATTATTTGATGGTGTTTGTAATTTATGCAACACTACGGTCTTATTTATTATTAAACGAGACAAGAATGACCTATTTCGTTATGCACCATTACAAAGTAAAATTGGTAAAAGGTTAATTGAAGAGAGAAATATTGATCCTTCAAAATTGGATTCTATACTACTAATTGATCCTAATATTGCTTACTATTATAAATCAACAGCTGCTCTACATATTGCAAAACAGTTGTCTGGTATATATCCCATGCTCTCGGTTTTTCTTATTTTACCAAGGTTCTTCAGAGATTGGATTTATGATATTATTGCCAAAAACAGGTATAAGTGGTTTGGCAAAAAAGAAAGTTGTATGATTCCAACTCCAGAACTCAATGCGCTTTTTATTGATCAATTGTAA
- a CDS encoding sugar nucleotide-binding protein: MKRILIIGASGFIGNALYKELNSYFDTYGTYRTDNTFFEKNQKFFQYDMELEDISILLDNLKPTVIITALRGNFNSQLDAHQRIIQWIQKHKCRLIFISSANVFDSFSNYPSYEYDKTLSDSVFGRFKIKIENALMRLPAHKYVIARVPMVFGSTTPRVQELKTLHDLKAPIEVFPNVIINATSISKLTLQIHYIINRNKKGIFHLGSTDLIYHLDLIKEICDALQLEDPVFKQVYDSNNDRYLAVLPKDNKLPRSLQITTQQVIDSVTVK; this comes from the coding sequence TTGAAAAGAATTTTAATCATAGGAGCCAGTGGTTTTATAGGAAATGCACTATATAAAGAGCTTAATTCTTATTTTGATACCTATGGCACATACCGTACAGATAATACCTTTTTTGAAAAAAATCAAAAATTCTTTCAATATGATATGGAATTGGAAGATATTTCTATTTTATTGGATAATCTTAAACCTACTGTTATAATTACTGCTCTTAGAGGCAACTTTAATTCACAATTAGATGCGCATCAACGTATCATACAATGGATTCAGAAACATAAATGCCGACTTATTTTTATCTCTAGTGCTAACGTATTTGATTCTTTTAGTAACTACCCATCATACGAATATGACAAAACGCTTAGCGATAGTGTTTTTGGAAGGTTCAAAATAAAAATTGAAAATGCACTAATGCGATTGCCTGCTCATAAATATGTTATTGCTCGTGTACCTATGGTTTTTGGCTCTACTACTCCCAGAGTACAAGAGCTTAAAACTCTTCATGACCTTAAAGCTCCTATAGAGGTTTTTCCTAATGTAATTATTAATGCAACTTCTATATCCAAATTAACATTGCAGATACATTATATTATTAATCGCAATAAGAAAGGCATCTTTCACCTTGGGAGTACCGATCTTATTTATCATCTTGATCTAATTAAAGAAATTTGTGATGCTCTTCAGTTAGAAGATCCGGTTTTCAAGCAAGTTTATGACTCAAATAATGATCGCTATCTTGCTGTTTTACCAAAAGACAATAAGCTTCCTAGAAGTCTTCAGATTACTACTCAACAAGTAATTGATTCTGTAACCGTGAAATGA
- the gcvT gene encoding glycine cleavage system aminomethyltransferase GcvT — MQNTALTEIHTALGAKMVPFAGYNMPVSYEGVNIEHETVRKGVGVFDVSHMGEFLITGPNALDLIQKVTSNDASKLVDGKAQYSYLPNDKGGVVDDLIVYRIADQKYLMVVNASNIKKDWDWISGHNTMNADMRDLSDEYSLLAIQGPKAAAAMQSLTSVDLEAMKFYTFEVSDFAGIEHVIISATGYTGSGGFEIYCKNSEVEQIWSKVLEAGADYGIKPIGLAARDTLRLEMGYCLYGNDINDTTSPIEAGLGWVTKFSKDFINADALAKEKEHGAERKLIGFELDERGIPRHDYDIVDGNGNTIGIVTSGTMSPSLGKGIGLGYVPSVFAKPGSKINIQVRKNAIPATVVKLPFYKG, encoded by the coding sequence ATGCAAAATACTGCTTTAACAGAAATTCATACTGCTTTGGGAGCTAAAATGGTTCCTTTTGCTGGTTATAATATGCCTGTATCTTACGAAGGTGTAAATATAGAACACGAAACAGTACGTAAAGGTGTTGGGGTTTTTGATGTATCCCATATGGGAGAGTTTCTTATTACAGGCCCTAATGCATTAGATCTTATCCAAAAAGTAACTTCTAATGATGCTTCTAAGTTAGTAGATGGAAAAGCACAATATAGTTATTTGCCAAATGATAAAGGAGGAGTTGTTGATGATCTAATTGTATATAGAATTGCTGATCAGAAGTATCTTATGGTTGTCAATGCATCTAATATCAAAAAAGATTGGGATTGGATAAGCGGTCATAATACAATGAATGCTGATATGCGCGATCTGTCTGATGAATATTCTTTATTAGCTATCCAAGGACCAAAAGCAGCTGCAGCCATGCAATCTTTAACTTCTGTTGATCTTGAAGCCATGAAATTTTATACTTTTGAAGTATCTGATTTTGCGGGTATTGAACATGTTATTATTTCTGCCACAGGATATACTGGTAGTGGTGGTTTTGAAATCTACTGCAAAAATTCTGAAGTAGAACAAATCTGGAGTAAAGTATTAGAAGCTGGAGCGGATTATGGTATTAAGCCCATTGGTCTAGCTGCCAGAGATACATTGAGATTAGAAATGGGATACTGCCTTTATGGTAATGACATCAATGATACGACCTCTCCTATTGAAGCTGGATTAGGGTGGGTTACTAAATTCTCAAAAGATTTTATTAATGCAGATGCCTTAGCCAAAGAAAAAGAACATGGTGCAGAGCGAAAGCTAATTGGTTTTGAGTTAGATGAACGTGGTATTCCTCGTCATGATTATGATATTGTAGACGGAAACGGAAACACTATTGGGATAGTAACTTCTGGTACAATGTCGCCTTCTTTAGGAAAAGGAATCGGTCTTGGCTATGTTCCATCGGTTTTTGCAAAACCGGGAAGCAAAATAAATATTCAGGTACGTAAAAATGCAATTCCTGCAACAGTAGTAAAATTACCTTTCTATAAAGGATAG
- a CDS encoding DUF3052 domain-containing protein encodes MLTGYSGTPLAKKLGIKDNNVLMPYKQPNYYYSLFSDLPKGIKEIKQAKNETVDFIHIFCTTFKELQEVAVIYKTALKKKGMLWISWPKGSSTIPTDLKRDPIKNYLISIGLIDVKVAAIDNNWSGLKFVYRIEDRN; translated from the coding sequence ATGTTAACAGGATATTCAGGCACACCTCTAGCCAAAAAATTAGGAATTAAAGACAATAATGTATTAATGCCATATAAGCAGCCAAACTATTATTATAGTCTCTTTTCAGATTTACCGAAAGGAATTAAAGAGATAAAGCAGGCTAAAAATGAAACTGTAGATTTTATTCATATTTTTTGCACGACTTTTAAAGAATTACAGGAAGTAGCAGTAATTTATAAAACTGCTTTAAAGAAGAAAGGGATGTTATGGATTAGCTGGCCTAAGGGAAGTTCTACCATTCCTACAGATCTTAAAAGAGATCCCATAAAAAATTATCTAATTAGCATAGGATTAATTGATGTTAAAGTAGCGGCAATAGATAATAATTGGAGCGGACTAAAATTTGTATATAGAATTGAAGATAGAAATTAA
- a CDS encoding RNA polymerase sigma-70 factor — protein MKKESQITQSFFIKNINEGNEEAFKILFELYYGKLLYVAQSYVSNKEEAEEIVQDVFVKTWKNRKNIATNINGYLFKSTKNSCLDYLRSKKYKLSKANNIVQLEAFINHKALADKDASSILEKELEQQIQTGIELLPKKCKKVFVKSRIEGLKNREISDELDISIKTVENHMSKAIKHMRLHLREFLSFF, from the coding sequence GTGAAAAAGGAATCACAAATAACACAAAGTTTTTTTATTAAGAATATAAATGAAGGAAATGAAGAAGCCTTCAAGATTCTTTTTGAACTTTATTATGGTAAGTTATTATACGTAGCTCAAAGCTATGTTTCTAATAAAGAAGAAGCAGAAGAGATAGTACAAGATGTATTTGTGAAGACTTGGAAAAACAGAAAAAATATTGCCACAAATATCAATGGATACCTGTTTAAAAGTACTAAAAATTCCTGCCTAGACTATCTACGATCCAAAAAATATAAGCTTAGTAAAGCAAATAATATAGTACAACTTGAAGCATTTATAAATCATAAGGCACTTGCTGATAAAGATGCTTCTTCAATACTAGAAAAAGAATTAGAACAACAAATACAGACAGGTATTGAATTACTTCCTAAAAAATGTAAAAAAGTTTTTGTAAAAAGCCGAATTGAAGGTTTAAAGAATAGAGAAATATCTGACGAATTAGATATTTCTATTAAAACTGTAGAAAATCATATGTCTAAGGCTATAAAGCATATGAGGCTACATCTACGTGAATTTTTATCTTTTTTTTAA
- a CDS encoding FecR family protein produces MQEKDLIKYIKGDASPDEKKLVIEWIKKDSEHQKRFSLLKAEYIASTLDSFSNMDVKTQYQRFASKKSKKRKYYYTAAIAASVVVPFMMWYMFTSSSYDNSIVDVTEIFDSSTKNVTTGHGGYKTVVLPDGSTIVLNANSSLTYPNTFTDSVRKVTLIGEAFFDIKRDVTKPFIVTTDHINIKVLGTSFNVKSYPKDEKIETTLVTGKVEVFQQQKEKPIVLEPSQRAVFDKEKSNIKVDRVDSKSIVAWQEGKLIFDKTPLKQVVLDLNRKYNVEFVIKSDSLLQYKYTGEFDNLTLKEVLELLKISSPINYKYVNNKVMLNSE; encoded by the coding sequence ATGCAAGAAAAAGACCTTATAAAGTATATAAAGGGAGATGCTAGTCCAGATGAAAAGAAATTAGTAATTGAATGGATTAAGAAAGATAGTGAGCACCAAAAAAGGTTCAGTTTACTCAAGGCAGAATATATTGCTTCTACTTTGGATTCGTTCAGTAATATGGATGTCAAGACACAATATCAACGTTTTGCTTCAAAGAAATCTAAAAAAAGAAAATATTACTATACGGCGGCTATTGCAGCATCAGTAGTAGTGCCTTTTATGATGTGGTATATGTTCACATCATCGTCTTATGATAATTCGATTGTTGATGTAACAGAAATTTTTGACTCTAGTACTAAAAATGTAACTACGGGTCATGGTGGATACAAAACAGTAGTTTTACCAGATGGCTCTACTATTGTATTAAATGCAAATAGTAGTCTTACTTATCCCAATACATTTACAGATAGTGTTAGAAAAGTTACTTTAATAGGGGAGGCGTTTTTTGATATAAAGAGAGATGTTACCAAGCCTTTTATTGTAACTACAGATCATATCAATATAAAGGTTTTAGGAACATCATTTAATGTGAAGTCTTATCCGAAAGATGAAAAAATTGAAACTACATTAGTAACAGGTAAAGTTGAAGTTTTTCAACAACAAAAAGAAAAGCCTATCGTTTTAGAACCGTCCCAAAGGGCAGTTTTTGATAAAGAAAAAAGTAATATCAAAGTGGATAGAGTTGATTCTAAAAGCATAGTTGCTTGGCAGGAAGGTAAATTAATTTTTGATAAAACTCCATTAAAACAAGTTGTTTTAGATCTAAACAGAAAATATAATGTAGAGTTTGTGATAAAATCTGATTCACTTCTCCAATATAAGTATACAGGAGAGTTTGATAACCTTACCCTAAAAGAAGTTTTAGAGTTACTTAAAATCTCTTCACCTATTAATTATAAATACGTAAACAACAAAGTCATGCTTAATTCAGAATAA